In Oryza sativa Japonica Group chromosome 1, ASM3414082v1, the genomic stretch TCATACAGTTGATTAGTTAGTTCGCTAATTTGTTGGGATTAGTCATCGTCATGTAACGACTTGCACAACAAACTCATTTCTAATTTGCTCTCTCTTTGTTTTGCCGCCGCCCACGCAATGTATATATCTACTGCAGATTCCTTCCATGCATGCATCTTAATTAACTTCTCCGAATTCATGGATTCCAAATGAATAATGAATAAGATGCTAAGCTAGGTTTACCAATTAATTGGCTAATTGGCAACCAAATGGCtaatcatcatcaccatcatggCATCATCATCAAATTTTCTAAACGTTGCACCGGAAAATCAACCTAGACTGGAATTCCTTCCAATCCTtcgctatagctagctagctaccacaACGATCCAAAAGttttgtcaaatatttagaacgGGGATAGCTAGGCAGTGTCGACGAAGATGTGATGTGATCTCTGAATATCTGAACCGTCGTCTGATCCACAAAAAGCTTCCCGGCTCCGGACGCTAGCTGCTCCATCCCATCAATTCTCTCCATTCTCGCTTGCATCCAGCCAAACCAAATTGACCGTGGACTGATCACATTTATACTGCTACATCATCCGccgttaatatatattttgagagaCCATATCATTGATagatacatgcatgcatcctaCTAATTCGCCCAGATCAACGGCCGGTCTCGAGACGTACTCGCCGGTAATTTGCCGGAAATTGTTATACGTTTTCCAAGGGAAGATGTCTTTTTTTAtgccatctaaatagttatgaaacattttgattaattttcttttcacgggATAGATTAATATACGATATGTATCACTCTGTAAATATGCATGTTCAGAATTTCAACCCCTACATGTTATTGTAAAATGATAAATATGACTGTGAAAATGCGTAGACtagtagagttttttttttcattttgttaCAATGCAACTTGGTATTCATGTTTGTAAAGTAATATAtctcatattaatatatcttataaaaaattatatttttaagttaTTTTGGTGGCTTACAAGAAACGATGGGATCGATATATTCCTTCGAGGGGAAAACAAGGAACATTTCCCAATTTGCCATTAATCTACTCTCACTCATCACAGTCATCATGCTAGTTGATCTGCACGCTGATCCGATCCGGCCGGAAATTTCGAACTTAATTAGCACGTGGATTAATTAGTTGGCAAAAGCTAAGTACAAGTCATTGTGTGGTCAATTGATCGACTGATCTGTTGCTCCCCGCTTCTGCGGCTTTCATTGGCTATAAATACGCAGATATGTGCTCACTGCCTAGCTACCAGTCTTGCATCTCTaactatatatacacatacatgtAGCATCCTGCTCCATCTTAACTAGCTACTACTAGTGATGAGCAGAATCAACCTCATGCAGTAATATGCTGTGCTGATCGAATTAATTTAcacatatatagatagatagatagatagatcgtTCGACCAATCGAGCTAGCTTGAGCAAACTGATTGACCTGGTGAAGTGGTATAATTAACGAGCAGATCATGGAGGATTGCAGCAGCTGGATCCATGGCTACGCCAACGCTAACGCCACCGCCGGCAACAACGGCTTCATGTGCGGCTACGCTGCCAGGTAGGTGTTCAAACATCTTGATGATCACCGTGacacgatcgatcgattgatcgcgacgacgacgataatACCATCTGTAAATTAGTCGTCTCTGTTCTTGAGTGGTTTGGCTGATCAGTTAGTTAATTAGCTACTTCGTGTTTGCAGCTGCAGCCCAGTAGAGtttcagcagcagcaacagctggTCGGCTCGCAGATTGAGCACCACCTCAACCAGGCAAGCTTGATTTGCAATTTATTCGATCAAGAAACAATGCATAAAATCAAAGAAATTTTAGGATTTAATTTGGTAGGTGTCGCGTTTTATTACGGCATGCAGATCAGCATGCAGATGGGGATGGATGACGAGTCGGCGGTGTACGACGGCGCCTCCATGGTGGACGTCCTCCTCATGGCTTCCTCGTCGCCGCAccaccacgccggcgccggcagcttCCAGTACTCCTCGCCgacgtcctcctccgcctccttccGCTCCGCCTCCGTCTCGTGCAGCCCtgagagctcggcggcggcgacgacgcactTCCTCggaccgccggcgccgtccgcggcggcggcggggttccATTACCCGGAGGTCTCCTCGCAGGCGCCGTTGCCACTACCCTTGCCGCCCTACGAGCCGCAGCACGGCCAATACACCACcgtcctctcgccgccgccgccggcgccagagTTGCCGGCGACTACTacgccggcgaccggcggcgcgtTCAGGCGGTACGCGCGGCACCTCCGCCCGAGGAGGCTGCCCAAGCCGGGAGGGTGCGGGCAGAGGATGTTCAAGACGGCCATGTCGGTGCTCACCAAGATGCACGTGGCGGCGACGTACAACCGCCAGTACTACTACCAGCaggcggcagccgccgccgcgtcggcgtcggcggccgagGCGCCGCCGTCCGGCAACCAGCTGCAGCACATGATCTCGGAGCGGAAGCGGCGGGAGAAGCTCAACGACAGCTTCCTCGCCCTCAAGGCCGTCCTCCCTCCCGGCTCTAaggtatacatacatacacgtATCAATACGTACATTTGTACGTATACACATGCATGATCATTCATCAACATTTTGTTCTTTTGATTAGTGATCTTGACTAGTAATATTTGCTTCAATCATTTCTTCCTTTTTAATGGTAGAAAGACAAGACATCGATACTGATCAGAGCAAGAGAGTACGTAAAATCTCTCGAGTCAAAGCTGTCAGAGCTGGAGGAGAAGAACCGGGAGCTAGAGGCGAGGCTAGccagccgccccgccgccgccgccaagaacgacaaaggcgagacggcggcggcgccagcgccggAAGCCGGCGATGAGACGAAGCGAAAGGACCTAGTAGAGATCGAGGtgacgacgagcggcggcggcgccggagcggcggatgcggcggcggcggcgggaggagatcAAGAGACCTGCACGCTCAACGTAGActtgcgcggcggcggaggcggcggaggcatgAGCACGACGGACGTTGTGCTCCGGACGCTGCAGTGCCTGAGAGAGCAGATcggcgacggcgccagcctcgtGGCGATGAGCACCAGCGCCGGCTCCGGCGGCCGCCCGCCTCGTGCAAACCTAACATTACAGCTCAaggtgtaattaattaataaaaaagcATTCTACTAAAGAAGTTAAAGGAAAAATCTGTCTCACATCTCAgtgatcagaaaaaaaaaagaagaaaaagggaggTGCCATCAGTGCAaaatagcatgcatgcatgcaagcacaTTGTTGACAGCATGATTGTACATTTTTCTCTCTTAAGATAATGGAAAACCTTACACATATTTCATACTAGTAGCAATTGATTCAGCTGGCATATGTGGACATGCACTGTTCTTGACAGCTTGATTAATTAGTCTTGACACTTCAGTTAATTAATTCACTCTGCTCTGCTGACTATCCTGCGAGCCGCGGAAAAGTCTGCATGATGACCGATAATGATGGAGGGCTAATAAACATGGCACTTCTGAAGTTAGTGATTTCAGGTCAACATTAAGAATCAAGCGTGCAAGCTGACTATTATAATTAGTTGTCGTACGATGACGTGCATCGTCAGCCATAATTAGCAGACACAAATATTATACTCTGAAAAGTAAAGGACCGTGATGTCAGACTGGTAAAGGAATTCTACACCACTGTAAAAATCCTCAGCAACGTTCGTACGTATACACGATCGCATCCATGAATCTTCAGGAGTTGAAATTTGAGAAATACGTAACGGCGACAGTTCCTTTACTCCCTTGTTCTATATTACGAGTCCTTCGGACCTTTTTTCGTTATTCAAATTCGTTATTTTAGGTTAtgtatttaattttaaaacagAGAAGACATATCATTATAGTTTGGGCCCATGTGTCAGACATGTACTTACTAGATTATCTAATCCTACTTGCCTCCTTGTGCCCGCAACGCAAGCCCCCACCCAagaaaatcagaaaaaagaaaTTCACAAAATGACCTCGTGCTTTGTTTTTCAGAAAAGTCCTACTACCAACCCATTTCCAGTCATAGGGGCAAAGAGAAAAATTTAATCTTCATATGATCAAATCAACATGCAACGCACGGTTATGCTACAACAGGGAGTTAAAAATTGTAGTTTTTgttagtaaaaaatatatagcttTCTAATAAATTTGCTTGTTCTGGTTGCATCCTTTAAAATGTATAGCTAAAATTACAGAAAATGACGATTTTAACTTAAATAACCGCATACTTTTAAAATATACTCTTAATGGTCTATTCAACTTACAGATTATGGACTCTCACAGATAGTGGTGAAAATGCTACAGAATATTCTGATCATACCTgctttcttttccctttttccgaCCATGTTAGCATTATCTTGTTTTCATCCAGAATTTCGAAGAGGCAAGATGTAACTTTTGAAAAACAAATCACCAACATTTTCTTTAGAAATCTATTAAAATTAACTTTACTGCTTTCTAATATTAATTTTATTCATTTATGTCCTCAAATGTTTTTGTCATTAGGTCAGTTTCATCCCTATAAAGGAATTGGGCCCAACTTATTTAAGTCATGACATTGTTCGTGTTATGCTAGGTGATGCAGTGTTAGCGAGAGAAAATTGAGATTATGGCATTATCAAAGGTGGGTTTTGCCACAATGCCATTCGGCAGATTGGTTTCGTTGAATTGCCACTCTCAAACCGTGTGCCATTGCTGGAATGCATTCTCTCATGAAAATACCCTTGGACTTCTTACACAACTTGTTTTCTTACCATGTTAGTTTGCTCATCTGCAGAATGGTATTTTAACGAAACCCACTTTTGACAATAGCGTAGTCTCAATTTGCCCGTAGTCCGTCTAGGCTCATGTGAATTATTCATCgaaattatatataattaaaaaataaaaaaaattataaatattgtttataCGTCATGTTTGATACAACTCCACATCTTAAATTTGCGCTGGATTTAATGTTTGTATGTTAAAGTATAGCCGTTTAAAatttttatcttatttaaaatggAAACAAACTGATTGATCTAAATGTTATCAACATAATAACGAATTTAGATCTATGGATTTGTGGAGCtacgaatatatatatacagcttaaaaaaaactttgaatcTGAAGCCGTGTTAAAAAGGGCCATTTAGTTATGATTGTTTGGTCTCTCAATTTTTTTCTAGGTCCGCCATTAACGATGACGGGATCAAGGTAAGAGGCCGGGACAGCCAAGGACGGCACCGTGGCATGCAATGAaaggtcgtcgccggcgacaccTTTTGTCAGCGCCGCTGCGCAACCGCCGAGCGCTATATAtagcaagctagctagcgagCTAGTAGCTCCGGCGACACCGAGCTAATTAATAACCGACACATACCGCTGCTGCAAGTTTCGACGAGGCTTCATGCATGCGTGTTGTCTCACTCACCGACGACCTACGTACATGCCGTTCGTGCAGTTGGCCGGGTGCAGTCAAAACGAAGTAGTAATTGGTAGTATGGTAGCTGCGGTCGTAACATGGGAGCAGTATTTACTTGAATTATATGTACACTTATTGGGGTACGTTGAAATTTCAGCACGAATGGTACGTATAAATGATGATGATAGGGCGCGCTGACAGATGTTTTGAAAACCACCGTGGTATGTAcgttaggccttgtttagtgccaaaaattttttttcccaaaaacatcacatcgaattttggacacatgcattgagcattaaatatagataaaatgaaaaactaattgcaagGGGGGGAAATTtagagacgaatcttttgaacctaattagtccatgattagccataagtgctacagtaacccacatatactaatgacagattaattaggctcaaaagattcgtctcgccgtttctaggcgagttatgaaattagttttttcattcgtgccCGAAAACCttttccgacatccggtcaaacgtatgatgtaacacaaaaaaaattttatttcgtgaactaaacaaggccttagtagTTAGGGCCTAGCTAGGTTCGTACACGACTACAATAGTATATTCTCCTATCCATAGCCACAATTATTTTTAAGAATCTTAGCTGAGATTAATGTGTTTTCATGAAATCTGATATTACTTTGATGCATGTCTCTTAGAATTATTACGACAGACAATAGTACTCTATAAATATGTATATGGGATAAATTTTAGCTCATAACACGCCGATTAGCTCATGAAATGAACATATCCAAGCCATCATATCttacaattttttatttttttttaaaccccATCACTTCTTTAGCTACTGCAGAAAGTCTCCTAATAAAATTATTTCCCTATGGAAAGTTTATGAATATAAACTTTTCTTTTGtagaaagtttgtgtgtagagaATTTTAATATAATAGGCTTTTATCTAAATGGAGAGTTTAAAAAATTGGACAAAAAATATTGAACAAAAGGTATTCACGCTCCAATGGTGGCATGCTGATTTTTCAATCTGCGCATGGAGACGATAATTCTGAATAAATACACCCTAGTTATATGGTAGTTATTCAGTGGCGCACTAATTACGTAATGCGTGCTAGCCTTTGCCCTAGGTGATTGGGAGATTAGCAATGGAACCCGATCTATAGAcgctaaaaaaaactaaaactctCTACTCATAAACTTtctacaaaataaaaatttatgcTCAAACTttctacatgaaaaaaaaatgtacgaTGAAAGTTTCTACAGTAATTAAAAATATTCTAGtggaattttaaaaaaaattgtaagacTGTTAATATGATGAAACAACTCAGCAAATAGAAGTTATTATGATTTCATCTAATAAAGaatattctactccctccgtttcacaatgtaagttattctagcattttccacattcatattgatgctaatgaatctatacatatatacctatctagattcattagtatcaatataaatatgagaaatgttagaatgactttcattgtgaaacggaggaagtatatgtggAAACATGCGTGTACCATGGGCAAAACGATCTTGAAAAAATCCCACATGGCCCCACTCAAACAAACTAATtcatccatcccataatataagattttTGAAAGACAaacatatttatttaaaaaaaaggtaaaattaAATAGAAGAAtattgtgattggatgagaagtGGAAGTAGCAGAAATTGAAaggaagagaatgttgatggATAAGTGGTTATATTTTCGAACATCTGAAgtttaaaaattgttatattttgagatgaatgAAGTAGTTACTAAGATGGAGCTACACAGCATGTGCTAACCCTACCGCGTGACCCGCCCACATTCCCGATCTGTTTGCATGAATCGAATCACACAAACGTTCACACAATACGGTTTCTGCACTCGTTGGCCTCCTCCCCTCTTGTTTTGGTGCAATAAGTTAGCCTAGAGTACTACTCCTACAACTACAACAATAGCTTTACCAACACTGGATTGGGATGTTCATATCCAACACCTAGagctctactccctccatcccagaaAGAATCATCCTGAAGTGGATGGATCACTACCTAATACAACAAATTTGTGGTAGTGTCCCATATATTTCTAAGTTGATTCTttctgaaacagagggagttcTAAGTTGATTCTTTCTAGAACGGAGGGGGTATTGCATAGATTCCACAATTAGATCCTTGTTATGAGTCAACATTGATGTGTGTGTATTGGTATGCTTGTCTTAATTAGAGATTTTACTGTTATTGAGACAATAATTGTAGGAACtaaaattttacattaaaagTTTTGGAACC encodes the following:
- the LOC4327325 gene encoding uncharacterized protein, which codes for MEDCSSWIHGYANANATAGNNGFMCGYAASCSPVEFQQQQQLVGSQIEHHLNQISMQMGMDDESAVYDGASMVDVLLMASSSPHHHAGAGSFQYSSPTSSSASFRSASVSCSPESSAAATTHFLGPPAPSAAAAGFHYPEVSSQAPLPLPLPPYEPQHGQYTTVLSPPPPAPELPATTTPATGGAFRRYARHLRPRRLPKPGGCGQRMFKTAMSVLTKMHVAATYNRQYYYQQAAAAAASASAAEAPPSGNQLQHMISERKRREKLNDSFLALKAVLPPGSKKDKTSILIRAREYVKSLESKLSELEEKNRELEARLASRPAAAAKNDKGETAAAPAPEAGDETKRKDLVEIEVTTSGGGAGAADAAAAAGGDQETCTLNVDLRGGGGGGGMSTTDVVLRTLQCLREQIGDGASLVAMSTSAGSGGRPPRANLTLQLKV